The window GAACCTGGCTATCCGTGGGATAGAGGCCAACCTCGGTCCGGAGCCCGCTGATAGCTTCCACCGTGACCTCCATCCCGACCTCAAGGCCGATTTCATCCTGGCCAATCCACCATTCAACATGAAGGACTGGGGTGGGGAAAGGCTCCGGGATGACAAGCGTTGGAAGTTTGGAGTGCCGCCGACCGGAAACGCTAACTTTGCATGGGTGCAGCACTTCATCCATCACCTTGCACCCAACGGTATAGCCGGTTTCGTGCTCGCCAACGGGAGCATGAGCTCCAACCAATCCGGAGAGGGCGAGATACGCAAAAACATCATCGAGGCCGACCTTGTGGACTGTATGGTGGCCTTACCGGGCCAACTCTTCTACTCCACGCAGATTCCTGTATGCCTGTGGTTCATAGCCAGGAATAAGAACAACGGCAGATTCAGGGACAGACGCGGAGAGACCCTATTTATCGATGCCCGAAAGATGGGCATGATGGTGGACCGGGTGCACCGCGAGCTGACCGACGAGGACATTAGAAAGATTGCAGATACTTACCACTCCTGGAGAGGCGACCCCGATTGCGAACAGAATTACGAGGATGTTCCGGGCTTCTGTAAGAGCGCAAGCATTGAAGAGATAAAAGAACACAATTTTATCCTCACCCCCGGACGTTACGTTGGGGCAGAGCCTACGGAGGATGACGGCGAACCCTTTGAAGAGAAGATGAAGCGGCTGGCGGCAGACTTGAGCGAACAGATGGCCGAGGCCAGGAGGTTGGACAAGGTCATCGCGTCCAACCTGCGCTACCTGGGTTTTCTCCTGGAGGAGAGATGACACCGGAAAAGTTGCTCGAGCTGGTAGAAGGCGGGGAAAGCCTAGAAGTGGAGTGCAAAGGCGAGAAGAAAAAACAGCTTTCCGATAATGAAATCGTCGAGGCAGTGGTATGCCTTGCCAACCGCTCCGGCACCGGCACAGGATGGCTCCTAGTGGGAGTCGAGGATGACGGTGAGATCACCGGGGCGCGCCCACGCCACGAAGCTGGTCACACCGACCCCTCGAGGCTCGCCGCTTTAATCGCCAATAAGACGCGGCCGTCCTTGACGGTGGAGGTGTCGCTGGTGCCCGTGGAAGATAAGGAAGTCATAGCCATCGGGATTCCGCCCTGCGGTATGCCGGTTGGCACGTCAAGCGGGCGTTACCTGCGCCGGGTGATCGGCGGCGACGGCAAACCCGCCTGCGTGCCCATGCACTTCCACGAGATGCAAGCCCATCAGGCCGACAGGGGCTTGCTCGACCATACAGGCCTGGTAGTTCCCGGGGCGCGATGGGAAGACCTGGATCCGCTGGAGTTCGAGCGTTTCCGACGCAATATCCGGGAAAGCAGAGGGCGAGGCGACGGTGCGCTTCTCGACCTATCCGACCTTGATTTGGCAAAAGCATTGGGGGCGGTAGAGATCAGCGGACGCAACAGGAGAATCCGCGTGCTCGGATTGCTTTTATTCGGCAAAGAGGAGGCCTTGACCCGACTGCTTCCGTCCCACGAAGTGGCCTTTCAGGTCATGCGTAATCGTACCGTGGAAATAAATGAATTCTACCGCTGGCCTCTTCTGCGGGTGATGGAAGAGGTGGAAGTCCGTTTCCGAGCTCGCAACCGCGAGCAGGAGTTGATGGTGGGGCTGCTTCGGGTGGGAGTGCCGGACTGTTCACCCGCCGCCTTCCGTGAGGGCTTGGCCAATGCACTCATCCA of the Actinomycetota bacterium genome contains:
- a CDS encoding SAM-dependent DNA methyltransferase translates to MAKAKANKNNNHGANLGFESTLWAAADKLRGNMDAAEYKHVVLGLIFLKYINDAFEERKRKLEEELSNPDSEWYIEDIEERGYVLEDRDEYASANVFWVPRRARWDGLQANAKQPEIGKLIDNAMVAIEKENPVLKGVLPKDYARPTLDKQRLGELIDLIGTIGLGDDENKSKDILGRVYEYFLGKFASAEGKKGGEFYTARCVVRLLVEMLAPYKGRVYDPCCGSGGMFVQSERFIEEHGGKLGDISIYGQESNPTTWRLAKMNLAIRGIEANLGPEPADSFHRDLHPDLKADFILANPPFNMKDWGGERLRDDKRWKFGVPPTGNANFAWVQHFIHHLAPNGIAGFVLANGSMSSNQSGEGEIRKNIIEADLVDCMVALPGQLFYSTQIPVCLWFIARNKNNGRFRDRRGETLFIDARKMGMMVDRVHRELTDEDIRKIADTYHSWRGDPDCEQNYEDVPGFCKSASIEEIKEHNFILTPGRYVGAEPTEDDGEPFEEKMKRLAADLSEQMAEARRLDKVIASNLRYLGFLLEER
- a CDS encoding putative DNA binding domain-containing protein, with amino-acid sequence MTPEKLLELVEGGESLEVECKGEKKKQLSDNEIVEAVVCLANRSGTGTGWLLVGVEDDGEITGARPRHEAGHTDPSRLAALIANKTRPSLTVEVSLVPVEDKEVIAIGIPPCGMPVGTSSGRYLRRVIGGDGKPACVPMHFHEMQAHQADRGLLDHTGLVVPGARWEDLDPLEFERFRRNIRESRGRGDGALLDLSDLDLAKALGAVEISGRNRRIRVLGLLLFGKEEALTRLLPSHEVAFQVMRNRTVEINEFYRWPLLRVMEEVEVRFRARNREQELMVGLLRVGVPDCSPAAFREGLANALIHRDYTRLGAVHVQWHDDRLEISNPGGFPEGVTLDNLLVTPPRPRNPLLADAFKRVGMVERTARGIDTIFFEQLRNGRPAPSYARSDANTVILVLPGGEANVDFVRLVVEEGQGGRPLLLDELLLLNALWSNRSMTTEQAARLTQKPEDEARAFLQRLVEAGMVEARGERKGRTWHLSAATYRRMGESAAYVRQRGFEPLQQEQLVMQYIDNHGRITRREAAELCRISGPQAYRLLDKLWKSGRLMREGERGRGVAYRKGTK